One region of Triticum aestivum cultivar Chinese Spring chromosome 6B, IWGSC CS RefSeq v2.1, whole genome shotgun sequence genomic DNA includes:
- the LOC123139449 gene encoding isoflavone 2'-hydroxylase-like, translating into MAINLLPESSMDGTTLRAAILVTVLLLAPLLALMHRRSGSPRRKLPPGPVPLPVVGHLHLFKKPLHRTLARLAARHGVVLGLRFGSRSVLVVSSAQAAEECLGAQDVAFANRPQLPSGGILSYDWSTMGTTNYGPYWRHVRRIAVTEIMAAHRVDHFADVHVREARAMARGLFHAARGAMGQRARVELKSRLFELLLNTMMGMICEKSHHGAGSVTIDAGVREEARWFREMVEAAMTLSGASTVWDFLPAALRCRWLDVGGVGRRLWRLRESRTKFLQGLIDEQRKEMEKGEEGRRRKMIGALLSMQHKDPEACPDQLIRSLCISSFEAGTVTSADTIEWAMSLLLNNPEVMLRAREQMDACIGEPLRLLEATDLPNLPYLRCIIMETLRLYPPAPLLVPHESSADCTVGGFYIPHGTMLLVNAFAIHRDPQLWHEPASFVSERFEDGRNGDKMVIPFGMGRRRCPAEQLGMQMVGLALGTMIQCFDWERVEQDLVDMTEGSGQTMPKHLPLEAFYQPRASMALHLPRIE; encoded by the exons ATGGCCATTAATTTGCTCCCGGAGTCTAGCATGGATGGTACTACGTTGCGCGCCGCCATCTTGGTCACCGTCCTCCTCCTGGCGCCACTGTTGGCACTGATGCATCGACGAAGCGGCAGCCCTCGCCGTAAACTGCCGCCGGGACCCGTCCCTCTCCCCGTGGTCGGCCACCTGCACCTCTTCAAGAAGCCGCTGCACCGCACCCTCGCGCGCCTCGCCGCTCGCCACGGCGTCGTGCTCGGCCTCCGTTTCGGCTCCCGCAGCGTGCTCGTCGTGTCCTCGGCCCAGGCCGCCGAGGAGTGCCTCGGCGCGCAGGACGTCGCGTTCGCCAACAGGCCGCAGCTGCCGTCCGGTGGGATCCTCTCCTATGACTGGTCCACCATGGGCACCACCAACTACGGGCCATACTGGCGCCACGTCCGCCGCATCGCCGTGACCGAGATCATGGCCGCGCACCGGGTGGACCACTTCGCAGACGTGCACGTGCGCGAGGCGCGCGCCATGGCGCGGGGCCTCTTCCACGCGGCTCGTGGCGCCATGGGGCAGCGGGCCCGCGTCGAGCTCAAGTCGCGCCTGTTCGAGCTGCTCTTGAACACCATGATGGGCATGATCTGCGAGAAAAGCCACCACGGCGCCGGTAGCGTGACCATCGACGCGGGGGTGAGAGAGGAGGCGCGGTGGTTCAGGGAGATGGTGGAGGCGGCGATGACACTGAGCGGTGCGTCGACGGTGTGGGACTTCCTGCCGGCGGCGCTGCGGTGCCGGTGGCTGGACGTgggcggggtggggcggcggctgtGGCGGCTGCGGGAGAGCCGGACCAAGTTCCTGCAGGGGCTGATCGACGAGCAGCGGAAGGAGATGGAGAAGGGGGAGGAGGGACGGAGGAGGAAGATGATCGGGGCGCTGCTCTCCATGCAGCACAAGGACCCCGAGGCGTGCCCGGACCAGCTCATCCGCTCCTTGTGCATA AGCTCCTTCGAAGCCGGGACGGTCACGTCGGCGGACACCATCGAGTGGGCGATGTCGCTCCTGCTAAACAATCCCGAGGTGATGCTGAGAGCGCGCGAGCAGATGGACGCGTGCATTGGAGAACCACTGCGGCTGCTCGAGGCGACCGATCTCCCGAACCTGCCGTACCTCCGATGCATCATCATGGAGACCCTCCGGCTGTACCCGCCGGCGCCGCTTCTCGTCCCCCACGAGTCATCCGCCGACTGCACCGTCGGGGGGTTCTACATTCCCCACGGGACGATGCTCCTCGTCAACGCGTTTGCCATCCACAGGGATCCTCAGCTCTGGCATGAACCAGCAAGCTTCGTTTCCGAGAG GTTTGAGGATGGGAGAAATGGAGATAAGATGGTGATCCCATTTGGCATGGGTAGACGACGATGCCCGGCCGAGCAATTGGGCATGCAAATGGTTGGCCTTGCTCTTGGGACGATGATTCAGTGCTTCGACTGGGAGAGGGTGGAACAAGACCTTGTTGACATGACTGAGGGGTCTGGTCAAACCATGCCAAAGCACTTACCTTTGGAGGCTTTCTATCAGCCTCGAGCTTCAATGGCTCTTCATCTTCCCAGGATAGAGTAA